Proteins found in one Cetobacterium somerae genomic segment:
- a CDS encoding helix-turn-helix domain-containing protein, with product MEVKCLVYTVNEVSIMLNVSISTAYRKIKEINHMAIRKGIHKECISSGKVSKKLFHEVYPNCD from the coding sequence ATGGAAGTAAAATGCTTAGTATACACTGTTAATGAAGTGAGCATAATGTTAAATGTCTCAATATCTACAGCTTATAGAAAGATTAAAGAAATTAATCATATGGCAATTAGAAAAGGGATCCATAAAGAATGTATCTCATCTGGAAAAGTTAGTAAAAAATTATTTCACGAAGTCTATCCAAATTGTGATTGA